The genomic segment TGGAGGTCTCATTAATCTCTTTGTCTGCATCATCCTTCAGGGCACACAGGAGGCCTTGGAGGTGTCTCTTGATGTTTGGAAGTATTATGTTTACTCAATTATTCAATAAGTACTCATTTATAAATGTACACCTTTATTAAGTTATGGATATACAttgaaacaaatatattaaaatcatgGTTGTAATTTAGGAATCTTTATTTCCAATGCCACATTTCACAAGAAACagttttattcacattttaaacaTATCACTTTGATGTTGCTAGAGTCATTTTCCAAGTCATTTCACACACTTTTCCAGggcatataattttatttctaagttGTCTGTGATaggaatttaaaagatttttctctactatggaaaaattcaaacattcacaaaaatagagaaaatgtttaataaatccATGCATTCCAATACCTAACTTCAATAACTGTCAATATTTTGCTAATCTTGTTGCACCtagacacccacacacacaatttttggGGGGACATTCTATAGGAcgaatttgttttaaaacaagttttaGAAAACAGACCTACCATGCCATTAATTACAACCagcaaaaatttataaatttttcttGAATATCATCTCATCTAGGATCTATTTGAATTTCCCTAATTattaaaaactttcattttttacagTTGGTTTGTTTTAATTAAGATCCAAACAAAGATATTGTAATGCATTTGATGATTATATCCCTTCAGTCTTCATCCAGTAAATTCTTACAGGTAGGTGCCTGGTGCTTTGCTAGGTGCCCAGAGCAGAAGACAAGCCCCTGACCTTATGTTGTTCACATTATAATTAGAGACtcatagaaataaatgtaaaaaggcaGCTGTGATGACAGCCAGTACGTGGTATTATGCATTCAAGACAGGAACCCTTCACATGCTCAGGGAGACGTGATGAGCTAAGTGAGGGGGAAGAGAGCACCACGTGGATTTACAGCATGTGTCAAGGTCCTGTGGCAGGAGGGGGCGCATGGAGAGTTCAAGTCACAGAAGGGTGATGTTTCTGGAATGCAGCAAGTGAGGAGGTCGATGTTGTCTAATCAGGCTTGAGACATCAGCAGGGTCTGGTCCTATGTGGTCTCGGTCTTAATTTATCCCGAAGACAATGAGAAGTCCTGGGAGGGTTTTGAGGAAAGTGGAGGTGGTGATGTGGTCGGATCTACATTTCAAAATGGTATtctgaggcttccctagtggctcaatggtaaagaatccacctgccaatgcaggagatcacaTGCGAAGATCCcacgggaagaccccacatgccctgggacaactaagcctgtgggccacaactactgaggctgtgtgCTGTGACGattgaagcctgcatgcctagagcccatggtcCACAAtaaaagccactgcagtgagaagcctgcgcaccacaactaggAAGTAGCCcgtgctctctgcaactagagcaaAACCCATGtagcaatgaagagccagcatcgctccaaataaataaatagctataAAACAAACCAAGAAACAGTAGCAAAAAGTGCTATTCTGATGGGATGaatgaaggagagagacagagaggctgAGAAGTTAGGAAGCTGTTGTGTAGACAATAGTGGGATGAGAGGCAGCAGCCTGGGGGATTGAGAACATGTTCTGGATCCAGATGGCTCGATTTTTATCATGATTCTATCGCttgggctgtgtgaccttgagaaaatcacttaacttctctgtgcttctctgTGTGGTGGGGAAGTCCCTAGATGAAACAAGATTGGCAAAATATCGATATTGACTGAAGCTAGGTATTGGAACATTTGGGTTCATTATACATcctgatgtgatgaactgacttatttgaaaacaccctaatgctgggaatgattgaaggcaggaggagaaggggatgacaggatgagatgcttagatcgcgttactgactctatggacatgagtttgagcaagctctgggagttgatgatggacagggaagcctggcgtgctgcagtccatggggtcgcaaagagtcggacactgagcaactgaactgaactgaacttaaactaCACTACCTCAgaagttgttgtgaggattcagtGGAAAGAACTTTAAAAGGTGTTTGGCTTTGCAAAAGGGACTGTAAACATGTAGTTATTGTTAAGTGGACAGACTTGAGAAGGAGATTACTGCATTGGAAGGATGGAAGGGAGGCCAGGATGGCCAGATAGAAATGCAGAGAGCTCAGCAGAGGGACCATACGTGATGCAGGGCAGGTGGTTCTCAGAGGGGAtctgtttaaaatgcagattctcatcCCGTAGGTCTGGAGGGGACCCTGAGAGGCTCCCCCAGACCACACATTGAGGAATGAGTCCCCATAGCAGGGGAGGACTTTATCCTGAAGGCAAGAGAAAGCCTCTGGAAATTTGTGAGTCtctgagagtacatcatgagaaacgctggggtggaagaagcacaagctggaatcaagattgctgggagaaatagcaataacctcagatatgcaaattgcaccacccatatggcagaaagtgaagaggaactaaaaagcctcttgatgaaagtgaagtggagagtgaaaaagttggcttaaagctcaacattcagaaaatgaagatcatggcatctggtcccatcacttcatgggaaatagatggggaaacagtggaaacagtgtcagactttattttggggggctccaaaatcagtgcagatggtgactgcagccatgaaattaaaagacgcttactccttggaagaaaagttatgaccaacctagagagcatattgaaaagcagagacattactttgccaacaaaggtccgtctagtcaaggctatggtttttccagtggtcatgtatggatgtgagagttggactgtgaagaaagctgagcgctgaagaattgatgcttttgaactgtggtgttggagaagactcttgagagtcccttggactgcaaggagatccaaccagtccattctgaaggagatcagccctggggtttctttggagggaatgatgctgaagctgaaactccagtactttggccacgtcatgcgaagagttgactcattggaaaagactctgatgctgggagggattgggggcaggaggagaaggggacgacagaggatgagatggctggatggcatcaccaactcgatggacgtgagtctgagtgaactccgggagttggtgatggacagggaggcctggtgtgctgcgattcatggggtcgcaaagagtcggacatgactgagcgactgaactgaactgaaggggaccCCAAAAGTCGGAAGGGAAATGGGGTTAGTAGCGAGTCCCAGCTCTGGGGTATCCCACAgctgggtggggcagggtggaATCTGGGGCTGACACAACAGCCGAATAACTGGCAGAGGAGCTATCCTGGGAGTGGCATAGCCAGTCACTCGGTGATGTCATTTAAGCAGAATAAGGTGTGAGGAGTGCTCAGGGCAACCGATGTACTTGGGTTTTCCATCCCCAGGAGTGCTCCTTGTGGATCGAGAGACCCCAGAGGAGATGCAGGCGCGGAGCCTGGGCAGACCTGTCAAATCCTCGTGAGTGGTCCTTGGCCCCGTGATTTCTGACCTCAGCTTCTCTAAGCTTGAGGGCACCGACCCCTGACCTTGGGAGGTCCCTGTCCGCTGGCTGTTTTCCCAGGAAACAGTATCTGCGTCAGGTCATTGCAGAATACGAGGCGCTGGACCGAGAGCTCCCGTGCATCCGGAAGTTCCCTATGCCACCTGCCGCTCAGCCGCTTTGTCTGTGCATGGAGACCTCGGTGAGTGGCCCTCCCCCAGCCCGTGACCCCAGATCCCTGCTGGGGCGGTGGACAGGACTTGAATCCAAGGTCCACAGCTTAGCAGCTGAGGGCCTGGCGCCAGGATAAATGGCTGAAAATGTGAATTTGTCAAAGGGGCCGTCGCTGAGAGAGGCGGAGAGAAGGGAGACAGAGGACAGGGGGAATCCTGCTAATCCGTTTACTAGgaaaatctgtaaaatggacagatAGTGcaaaaactcatttttaaaaagcttaggTGTTTGACAGATTCAGTGAAGTGGTTACGCCGTGTATGGTTTCTGTGGCTATTCCTGCTTCAGCAGAGGTAGCTATTAAGGTCTTACCCTTtaatttgagaattaaatgaggctTGCCAGCACAAGCCTCTGAATGTTCCCTCGGCTGATCTGTGTCACTTTACCCTGACGAAGGGATCACCGTTCTTGTTGACAAGGCCAGTCCACACTCCATTGCTTCTCTTCGTGTCTTTGAACATGAAACAACCCCATCCCCGCCTCCGCTGCTCAACATACACACCCAAGTCTAGCAGGAGGTGACCAATTTCTTGATTTCACTGTAGCTTCTTGGCAGTTTTATATATGACATATGCTATCACCCTCCACACTGCAATCTGAGACTGAAACGTGGTTAGTGATCAgtgtgttttctgaatgttaaatagATTGACAAGATGTCAACCCCTCCCCCACGATCCTTATTTATTGACAAAGGAACAGTCCTTAAAATGCTAATatgactataaaaagaaaaatgtacagcTTAAATCCTTGCGGAAATCTTCAAGGGCTGCCAAAACTTCACCATCCAACGCAGGTTTCTGGAAAAGTTTTCAATAGATAGGCAAAGTTGGCCAACTGGTGAATCATTCAGCCGACTGTTCATTGACTTCTGGCAAATCGGCTTGGTGAGGATTGATTCTTTTGTCTGAGAATGACCTAGAATGGCAGCAGATGCCTTTCTACCTGAAAGATTCCTATCCTCCTCGCTCTGGCAGGTTCTGCAGGTGGGGTCTAGGGTGGGGACTTTTGCACCTGGACTTAACTCGGCCCGACATCCCCAGCCTGAAGAGGACCTTACCCACGTGGAGGTGCTGGAGGCCCTGGAAGCCGAGTTCCCCGGGGCCATGGAGAGTGGGCGCGTGAGCAGCATCCGCTTTGAGAACATGAACGTCATCTGTGGGACTGCCGGACGCCGGGACCGGTGAGTCCTTGGCGGGGGTGAAGGGCCTGGAGTGGTAGGCCCGCAGTGAACACGATGAGGGGGCGGAGCCGGGAGTGAGGGCGGAGAGAGGTGGGGCGGGGACTTTGGGTGGGCGTGGCCAGGAGGTGCGGGCCAACAGGAAGCGCAtcaaggggcggggcggggagggaacAGACAGTGAGAGGGCGGGGCCTGGAGCCCCCAGTGAAGGTTGTGGTAGATAGAAGGACCCCTACCTGGCTGAAAGgcggcactagcggtaaagaacccgcctgccaatgcagaagagacacgggttccatccctgggtggggatgg from the Capra hircus breed San Clemente chromosome 18, ASM170441v1, whole genome shotgun sequence genome contains:
- the C18H19orf81 gene encoding putative uncharacterized protein C19orf81 homolog; this translates as MQQEVEPLCSSAMGNPGMHRDAGVLLVDRETPEEMQARSLGRPVKSSKQYLRQVIAEYEALDRELPCIRKFPMPPAAQPLCLCMETSPEEDLTHVEVLEALEAEFPGAMESGRVSSIRFENMNVICGTAGRRDRWLIMVTDFQTRSRLLRSGLRLRGNLHPLVRHDELLLSDYRLHLRRSLVRRRMLEALGAEPTEED